A genomic segment from Flavobacterium inviolabile encodes:
- a CDS encoding DUF2185 domain-containing protein → MKFFEKKQEEENFDSFPPIGGLMVSKMVTDQNIKPRFMYREKRTRPEDSGWRIFTGFETDDYINDPNNTGIYNPSSILKVDPSLQSILLKGIGAVYERTDDDSEWYRVTDFELEDDYPVMHKLTNEWTLTINNLFERSIEDNGDLFYTTGDKSVRLAIWNEKGKSKEEIYHTHKQLIANRDQNFDKTLETFEFSDNRVLRTGYLVSEKDGEKEYGVVYGFSIIDNQVIQLALYFDEPEDIDWALETWKMIEPE, encoded by the coding sequence ATGAAATTTTTTGAAAAAAAGCAGGAAGAAGAAAACTTTGACAGCTTCCCTCCTATAGGCGGATTAATGGTTTCAAAAATGGTTACCGATCAAAATATAAAACCAAGGTTTATGTACCGGGAAAAAAGAACCCGGCCGGAAGATAGCGGCTGGAGGATTTTTACAGGTTTTGAAACAGACGATTATATAAACGATCCGAATAATACAGGAATATACAATCCTTCCAGTATTCTCAAAGTCGATCCTTCGCTGCAATCCATTTTATTAAAAGGAATAGGTGCTGTTTATGAGAGAACAGATGATGATTCGGAATGGTACAGGGTTACCGATTTTGAGTTAGAAGACGATTATCCCGTTATGCACAAACTCACCAATGAATGGACGCTTACAATCAACAACCTGTTTGAGCGCAGTATCGAAGATAACGGCGACCTATTTTATACTACTGGTGACAAATCTGTCCGGCTTGCCATTTGGAATGAAAAGGGAAAAAGTAAAGAGGAAATTTACCATACTCACAAACAGCTTATTGCAAATAGAGATCAAAATTTTGATAAGACACTGGAAACTTTTGAGTTTTCCGACAATCGTGTTTTAAGAACAGGCTATCTGGTTTCCGAAAAAGACGGTGAAAAAGAATATGGCGTTGTTTACGGTTTTTCTATAATTGATAATCAGGTTATACAGCTTGCCTTGTATTTTGATGAACCTGAAGATATCGATTGGGCATTAGAAACCTGGAAAATGATAGAACCGGAATAA
- the uvrA gene encoding excinuclease ABC subunit UvrA: MLNTEETIEVLGARAHNLKNIDVIIPREKLVVVTGLSGSGKSSLAFDTIYAEGQRRYIETFSAYARQFLGGLERPDVDKIDGLSPVIAIEQKTTSKSPRSTVGTITEIYDFLRLLYARAGEAYSYNTGEKMVSYSDEQIKQLIHENFEGKRINILAPIIRSRKGHYRELFEQISKQGFVKVRVDGEIRDLEFGMKVDRYKTHDIEIVIDRMAIENTEDNDKRLTESIKTAMYHGEDVMMIIEQESQEVRYFSRNLMCPTSGISYPNPEPNNFSFNSPKGACDHCNGLGTVNEVNLNKIIPNPKLSIKNGGFAPLGEQKNSWIFKQLEVIGEKYGFKLTDPIEKIPQEAMDMILNGGNEKFSVVSKVMGITKDYKIDFEGISNFIKNQFDESDSASIKRWAKEFMDEVNCPECQGTRLKKEALYFKINEKNIGELSSMDIDELSDWFENLTPHLNEKQKAIAVEIVKEIKARLSFLVDVGLNYLSLNRSSKSLSGGEAQRIRLATQIGSQLVGVLYILDEPSIGLHQRDNERLIRSLEQLRDIGNSVIVVEHDKDMIERADYVIDIGPKAGRFGGEIISKGTPKELLKEKTLTAMYMNGEMEIAVPKVRREGNGKVLKLTGATGNNLKNVSIELPLGKMICVTGVSGSGKSTLINETLYPILNAHFFNAVKKPQPYKKIEGLEHIDKVIDIDQSPIGRTPRSNPATYTDVFSEIRTLFTQTPEAMIRGYKPGRFSFNVSGGRCETCEGSGVRTIEMSFLPDVYVECETCQGKRFNRETLEIRYKGKSISDILAMTVDEAVPFFENIPKIYRKIKTIQDVGLGYITLGQQSTTLSGGEAQRIKLATELSKKDTGNTFYILDEPTTGLHFEDIRVLMEVINKLVDKGNTVLIIEHNMDVIKLADYIIDIGYEGGKGGGQLIAKGTPEEVVKNKKSYTAQFLKKELHL, encoded by the coding sequence ATGCTGAACACAGAAGAAACCATTGAAGTATTAGGCGCCAGAGCGCATAATTTAAAGAATATAGATGTTATTATTCCCCGTGAAAAACTGGTGGTTGTTACCGGTCTTTCCGGTTCCGGAAAATCGTCATTGGCTTTCGATACGATCTATGCAGAAGGACAACGCCGTTATATCGAAACTTTTTCAGCCTATGCCCGTCAGTTTTTGGGTGGTCTGGAACGTCCTGATGTGGATAAGATCGACGGTTTATCTCCTGTAATTGCTATCGAGCAAAAAACAACCAGTAAAAGTCCGCGTTCCACGGTAGGGACAATTACGGAAATTTACGATTTTCTTCGTCTGCTTTATGCCCGTGCCGGTGAGGCATACAGTTATAATACCGGCGAAAAAATGGTGAGCTACAGCGATGAGCAGATCAAACAGCTTATTCATGAAAACTTCGAAGGAAAGCGCATCAATATTTTAGCACCGATTATCCGTTCCCGTAAAGGACATTATCGCGAGTTGTTTGAGCAGATCTCCAAACAGGGTTTTGTAAAAGTGCGTGTTGACGGTGAAATCCGCGACCTGGAGTTCGGTATGAAAGTGGACCGCTACAAAACACACGATATTGAAATTGTGATTGACCGTATGGCCATTGAAAATACGGAAGACAATGACAAACGTTTAACCGAAAGCATCAAAACAGCGATGTATCACGGTGAAGACGTCATGATGATTATTGAGCAAGAAAGTCAGGAAGTACGCTATTTCAGCCGAAACTTAATGTGTCCTACTTCCGGTATCTCCTACCCGAATCCGGAGCCAAACAATTTCTCATTCAACTCTCCAAAAGGAGCCTGTGACCATTGTAACGGTTTGGGAACGGTAAATGAGGTAAACCTGAACAAGATTATCCCGAATCCGAAATTATCCATTAAAAACGGTGGTTTTGCCCCTTTAGGTGAGCAAAAAAACTCCTGGATATTCAAACAGCTGGAAGTTATTGGTGAAAAATACGGTTTTAAATTAACCGACCCGATAGAGAAAATTCCGCAGGAAGCCATGGATATGATTTTAAACGGCGGAAACGAAAAGTTCTCCGTTGTTTCCAAAGTGATGGGAATCACCAAAGATTATAAAATTGACTTTGAAGGTATTTCCAATTTTATCAAAAATCAGTTTGACGAAAGCGATTCGGCTTCTATAAAACGCTGGGCAAAGGAATTCATGGACGAGGTTAATTGTCCGGAATGCCAGGGGACCCGACTTAAAAAGGAAGCCCTTTATTTTAAAATCAATGAAAAGAACATTGGGGAACTTTCTTCAATGGATATAGACGAGTTGAGTGACTGGTTTGAAAACCTGACTCCTCACCTGAACGAAAAACAAAAAGCAATCGCTGTTGAGATTGTCAAAGAAATAAAAGCCCGTCTGAGCTTTTTAGTCGACGTGGGTTTAAATTACCTGTCGCTGAACAGAAGTTCCAAATCGCTTTCCGGCGGTGAGGCACAGCGTATCCGTTTAGCAACACAAATTGGTTCACAGCTTGTCGGTGTCCTGTATATTCTGGATGAGCCGAGTATCGGACTGCACCAAAGGGATAATGAGCGTTTAATCCGTTCGCTGGAGCAATTGCGCGATATCGGAAATTCCGTTATTGTTGTGGAGCACGACAAGGATATGATTGAACGTGCCGATTATGTGATTGATATCGGTCCGAAAGCCGGTCGCTTTGGCGGTGAAATTATCAGCAAAGGTACGCCAAAGGAATTGCTGAAAGAAAAGACACTAACGGCTATGTATATGAATGGTGAAATGGAAATTGCCGTTCCGAAAGTACGCCGTGAAGGTAATGGCAAGGTTTTAAAATTAACCGGAGCAACCGGAAACAATCTTAAAAATGTTTCCATAGAACTGCCATTGGGTAAAATGATCTGCGTGACCGGAGTTTCCGGAAGCGGAAAATCGACCTTGATTAATGAAACGCTCTACCCTATTTTGAATGCGCACTTTTTTAATGCGGTTAAAAAACCACAGCCGTATAAAAAAATTGAAGGTTTGGAGCATATTGATAAAGTAATCGATATCGACCAAAGTCCGATCGGGCGTACACCACGTTCGAATCCGGCAACCTATACTGATGTTTTTTCAGAAATCAGAACCCTGTTTACCCAAACACCGGAAGCAATGATCCGCGGTTACAAACCGGGACGTTTCAGCTTTAATGTGTCCGGCGGGCGTTGCGAAACCTGTGAAGGATCGGGTGTGAGAACTATTGAAATGAGTTTCCTTCCGGATGTATATGTGGAATGTGAAACCTGCCAGGGAAAACGTTTTAATCGGGAAACGCTTGAAATACGCTATAAAGGAAAATCTATTTCCGATATATTAGCGATGACCGTTGATGAAGCAGTGCCTTTCTTTGAGAACATTCCGAAAATATACCGTAAGATCAAAACCATACAGGATGTTGGTTTGGGATATATCACTTTAGGACAGCAGAGCACAACCCTTTCGGGTGGGGAAGCACAACGTATCAAACTGGCTACGGAATTGTCTAAAAAAGATACCGGGAATACTTTTTATATCCTGGATGAACCCACTACAGGTTTGCATTTTGAAGACATCCGGGTCTTAATGGAAGTTATTAACAAACTGGTCGATAAAGGCAATACTGTGCTTATTATTGAGCATAATATGGACGTTATCAAACTGGCCGATTATATTATTGATATCGGTTATGAAGGCGGAAAAGGCGGCGGACAGCTGATCGCTAAAGGTACTCCGGAAGAAGTCGTTAAAAACAAAAAGAGTTATACCGCTCAGTTCCTTAAAAAGGAATTGCATCTATAA
- a CDS encoding helix-turn-helix domain-containing protein, whose translation MHITVEYGNEVFRKKYSPTISRDNKTDYYSHPLALDKSKCEGEFKDFFFKNIYVSYANFRFNDVSRVHFENDTDTIKMHFLLYGQSQVKEAEGSLHRFETLQHNLIYCNKEKSKWNWYTPDHFKLFEVHIHPDFFKKYVCEEEPHIKQFLTSIKQKHNCTLAKKNLTITPEIIAIIENITGCKRKGIYKRLYIESQIVQLLLSQLEQMSCKNCPLQCSLKEADVNKMYQVRDLLLADMHYPFTLSELAYKVGTNEFTLKKGFKILFGTTVFGYLNDLKMEKAQKMLAEKNTTVTQVAEFIGYKNATHFTTAFKKKYGVVPSALKQ comes from the coding sequence ATGCATATTACAGTTGAGTATGGAAATGAAGTTTTTAGAAAGAAATACTCCCCAACTATCAGCCGGGACAATAAAACCGACTACTATTCGCATCCGCTGGCATTGGACAAATCGAAGTGTGAAGGAGAATTCAAAGATTTCTTTTTTAAGAATATTTATGTGAGCTATGCCAATTTCCGTTTTAATGATGTTTCCAGGGTACATTTTGAAAACGATACCGATACCATTAAGATGCATTTCCTGCTTTACGGGCAGAGTCAGGTAAAGGAAGCGGAAGGTTCGCTGCACCGGTTTGAAACCTTACAGCACAATCTGATTTACTGCAATAAGGAAAAGAGCAAATGGAACTGGTATACTCCCGATCATTTCAAGCTTTTTGAAGTACACATCCATCCTGATTTTTTTAAAAAATATGTTTGTGAAGAGGAACCGCATATCAAACAGTTCCTGACTTCCATCAAGCAAAAGCACAATTGTACGCTGGCCAAAAAGAATTTAACCATCACGCCGGAGATTATTGCCATAATTGAGAATATTACCGGCTGTAAGCGAAAAGGAATCTACAAACGGCTGTATATCGAATCGCAGATCGTACAGCTGCTATTATCGCAGTTAGAGCAGATGAGCTGCAAAAATTGCCCGCTCCAATGTTCGTTAAAGGAAGCCGATGTGAATAAGATGTACCAGGTGCGGGATTTACTGCTTGCCGACATGCATTATCCTTTTACCTTATCGGAACTGGCTTATAAAGTCGGAACCAATGAATTTACGCTGAAAAAAGGTTTTAAAATCCTTTTCGGGACTACTGTTTTCGGTTATCTGAATGACCTGAAAATGGAAAAGGCACAGAAAATGCTGGCCGAAAAAAATACGACGGTAACCCAGGTAGCGGAATTTATCGGTTATAAAAATGCAACCCATTTTACCACGGCATTTAAAAAGAAATACGGCGTGGTTCCAAGTGCTTTAAAGCAATAA